The following are encoded in a window of Streptomyces sp. Go-475 genomic DNA:
- the aztA gene encoding zinc ABC transporter ATP-binding protein AztA, which produces MKIMFNPSPSSPAPARNRTPRIRFTGLCAGYPGRPVLHQLDAEIPALATTALVGPNGSGKSTLLGVLAGVIHPTSGELHHEGDRPPAFVPQRGAVGDALPLTVRQTVEMGRWGERGPWRRLTRQDRVTVDTAMERLGIAGLASRQLGELSGGQRQRALIAQGLAQESDLLLLDEPTTGLDPEARERIATLLTELVTDGVTVVQATHDLEAARAAHTCLLLRDGRLAGRGSPEQLLTASTLTQLWQPA; this is translated from the coding sequence ATGAAAATCATGTTCAACCCATCCCCGAGTTCCCCCGCTCCCGCCCGGAACAGAACGCCCCGCATCCGCTTCACCGGACTCTGCGCCGGATATCCGGGCCGCCCCGTCCTGCATCAACTCGACGCGGAGATACCGGCGTTGGCCACCACGGCACTGGTCGGCCCGAACGGCAGCGGGAAGTCCACCCTGCTCGGAGTGCTGGCCGGTGTGATCCACCCCACGTCAGGCGAGCTCCACCACGAGGGCGACCGGCCACCCGCGTTCGTCCCGCAACGCGGCGCCGTCGGAGACGCGCTGCCGTTGACGGTCAGGCAGACGGTGGAGATGGGGCGCTGGGGCGAACGCGGTCCGTGGCGCCGGCTGACCCGACAGGACCGCGTCACCGTCGACACGGCCATGGAACGACTGGGCATCGCCGGCCTCGCCAGCCGTCAGCTCGGCGAGCTGTCCGGCGGACAGCGACAGCGCGCCCTGATCGCCCAAGGGCTCGCCCAGGAGTCGGACCTGCTGCTGCTGGACGAGCCGACCACCGGACTCGACCCCGAGGCGCGAGAGCGGATCGCGACCCTCCTGACGGAGCTGGTCACCGACGGAGTGACCGTCGTCCAGGCCACCCACGACCTGGAAGCCGCGCGCGCGGCGCACACCTGCCTCCTGCTCCGTGACGGCCGCCTGGCAGGCCGGGGAAGCCCCGAGCAGCTGCTCACCGCCTCGACGCTCACCCAGCTCTGGCAACCGGCGTGA
- the aztC gene encoding zinc ABC transporter substrate-binding protein AztC, translated as MTRQPRRPRRLRGLLLALLALVPAGAATACTAGDDRPRVVVTTNILGDITREIVGDQADVTVLMKPNADPHSFGLSAVQAAELERADLVVFNGLGLEENVLRHVEAARESGVPTFEAGKAADPLTFQAHDDGGPEEEAGQPDPHFWTDPDRVRKAAGLIADQVAEHVDGVDEKTIRANADRYDGRLADLTAWMEKSFDRIPEERRALVTNHHVFGYLAERFGFRVIGAVIPSGTTLASPSSSDLRSLTRAMREAGVRTVFADSSQPKRLAEVLRTELGGQVRVVELYSESLTERGKGAGTYLQMMRANTTAMTDGLTGA; from the coding sequence ATGACGAGACAGCCCCGACGGCCGCGGCGCCTGCGCGGCCTCCTCCTCGCCCTGCTCGCCCTCGTGCCGGCCGGTGCGGCGACCGCCTGCACGGCCGGCGACGACCGGCCCCGGGTCGTGGTGACGACCAACATCCTCGGCGACATCACCCGCGAGATCGTCGGCGACCAGGCCGACGTCACCGTGCTGATGAAACCCAACGCCGACCCGCACTCCTTCGGTCTGTCGGCCGTGCAGGCCGCCGAACTGGAGCGCGCGGACCTCGTGGTCTTCAACGGGCTGGGCCTGGAGGAGAACGTCCTGCGGCACGTGGAGGCCGCCCGCGAGTCCGGCGTGCCCACCTTCGAGGCCGGAAAGGCGGCGGACCCGCTCACCTTCCAGGCGCACGACGACGGAGGCCCCGAGGAGGAGGCCGGGCAGCCCGACCCGCACTTCTGGACCGACCCCGACCGCGTGCGCAAGGCCGCCGGCCTGATCGCCGATCAGGTCGCCGAGCACGTGGACGGCGTGGACGAGAAGACGATCCGCGCCAACGCCGACCGCTACGACGGCCGACTCGCCGACCTCACCGCCTGGATGGAGAAGTCCTTCGACCGCATCCCCGAAGAGCGGCGGGCGCTGGTGACCAACCACCACGTCTTCGGCTACCTCGCCGAACGCTTCGGCTTCCGGGTGATCGGCGCGGTGATCCCGAGCGGTACGACGCTGGCCTCGCCCAGCTCCTCCGACCTGCGCTCGCTCACCCGGGCCATGCGCGAGGCGGGAGTGCGCACGGTCTTCGCCGACTCCTCCCAGCCCAAGCGGCTGGCCGAGGTCCTGCGCACGGAACTGGGCGGTCAGGTGCGCGTCGTGGAGCTCTACTCGGAATCGCTGACCGAGCGGGGCAAGGGCGCCGGCACCTACCTGCAGATGATGCGCGCCAACACCACCGCCATGACCGACGGCCTGACCGGCGCCTGA
- a CDS encoding iron chelate uptake ABC transporter family permease subunit: MTVRGLALGTGGALLLVVSVALAITVGPADIRVADVWSVVAAHLGLGTSDLTPIRDGIVWQLRLPRTLLAAVCGAGLAVCGAVMQSLLRNPLADPFVLGVSSGASTGAVVVVVLGVGGGAVSVSAGAFLGALLSFALVLLLSHTLGGTTDRVVLAGVAAMQLFSALTSFVVMTAADAETTRGVLFWLLGSLGGAGWTDVRLCLAVLAVALVVCLAHARTLDAFAFGQDAAAALGVSVARTRLVLLCATALLTAALVSSAGAIGFVGLVLPHAARALTGPGHARLLPVTGLAGAVFLVWVDTLARTVLDPQEVPVGVVTSLIGVPAFVAVLYRTRRAR; the protein is encoded by the coding sequence GTGACCGTGCGCGGCCTGGCGCTCGGTACCGGAGGGGCCCTGTTGCTGGTCGTCTCCGTGGCCCTGGCGATCACCGTCGGCCCGGCCGACATCCGGGTCGCGGACGTCTGGTCCGTCGTCGCGGCCCACCTGGGGCTCGGCACCTCCGACCTGACGCCGATCCGGGACGGGATCGTCTGGCAGCTGCGGCTGCCGCGCACCCTCCTCGCGGCCGTGTGCGGAGCCGGGCTCGCCGTGTGCGGGGCCGTGATGCAGTCGCTGCTGCGCAACCCGCTCGCCGATCCCTTCGTGCTCGGGGTGTCCTCCGGCGCCTCCACCGGCGCGGTCGTGGTCGTCGTGCTCGGGGTGGGCGGCGGGGCCGTATCGGTCTCCGCCGGGGCGTTCCTCGGCGCCCTGCTGTCGTTCGCGCTGGTGCTGCTGCTCAGCCACACCCTCGGCGGCACGACCGACCGGGTCGTCCTGGCGGGCGTCGCGGCCATGCAGCTCTTCTCCGCGCTCACCTCCTTCGTCGTGATGACGGCCGCCGACGCCGAGACGACCCGGGGCGTGCTGTTCTGGCTGCTCGGCTCGCTCGGCGGCGCGGGGTGGACCGACGTCCGGCTCTGCCTGGCCGTCCTCGCCGTGGCGCTCGTGGTGTGCCTGGCCCACGCCCGTACGCTCGACGCCTTCGCCTTCGGGCAGGACGCGGCGGCCGCGCTCGGGGTGTCCGTGGCCCGCACCCGCCTGGTGCTGCTGTGCGCCACGGCCCTGCTCACGGCCGCGCTGGTCAGCTCGGCCGGGGCGATCGGCTTCGTCGGGCTGGTCCTGCCGCACGCCGCCCGGGCGCTGACGGGCCCCGGCCACGCCCGGCTGCTGCCGGTCACGGGCCTGGCCGGCGCGGTGTTCCTGGTGTGGGTCGACACCCTCGCCCGGACCGTGCTCGATCCGCAGGAGGTGCCGGTGGGAGTGGTGACGTCGCTGATCGGGGTGCCGGCGTTCGTGGCGGTGCTGTACCGGACGCGGAGGGCGCGATGA
- the aztB gene encoding zinc ABC transporter permease AztB, giving the protein MDWLTGPFEVTFVQRALWGGMLVSAICALAGTWVVLRGMAFLGDAMSHGLLPGVALAALFGGNLLVGALLSAAVMTAGVTALGRTPRLSQDTGIGLLFVGMLSLGVIIVSRSQSFAVDLTGFLFGDVLAVREQDLVLLGVALLLALAVSVLGHRAFLALAFDPRKARTLGLRPRLAHAVLLGLLALAIVASFHIVGTLLVLGLLIAPPAAALPWARSVRGVMALAALLGITATFCGLLLSWHLSTAAGATVSALAVALFFLSHLASGLRGHRRARLAGAPAAATD; this is encoded by the coding sequence ATGGACTGGTTGACGGGCCCCTTCGAGGTGACCTTTGTGCAAAGGGCCTTGTGGGGCGGGATGTTGGTGTCGGCGATCTGCGCCCTGGCCGGCACCTGGGTGGTGCTCAGGGGGATGGCCTTCCTCGGTGACGCCATGTCCCACGGGCTGCTGCCCGGAGTGGCGCTCGCCGCGCTGTTCGGCGGCAACCTGCTGGTGGGGGCGCTGCTGAGCGCGGCCGTGATGACGGCCGGCGTCACCGCCCTCGGCCGTACGCCGAGGCTTTCTCAAGACACCGGTATCGGCCTGCTGTTCGTGGGGATGCTGTCGCTCGGCGTGATCATCGTGTCGCGCTCGCAGTCCTTCGCGGTCGACCTGACCGGGTTCCTCTTCGGAGACGTCCTCGCCGTCCGTGAACAGGACCTGGTGCTGCTGGGCGTGGCGCTCCTGCTGGCGCTGGCCGTGTCGGTCCTCGGGCACCGGGCCTTCCTCGCCCTGGCCTTCGACCCGCGCAAGGCCCGGACGCTCGGGTTGCGCCCCCGCCTGGCCCACGCGGTGCTGCTCGGTCTGCTGGCGCTGGCCATCGTCGCCTCCTTCCACATCGTGGGGACGCTGCTGGTCCTGGGCCTGCTCATCGCCCCGCCGGCCGCCGCGCTGCCGTGGGCGCGCAGTGTGCGGGGTGTCATGGCCCTCGCGGCGCTGCTCGGCATCACCGCCACCTTCTGCGGCCTGCTGCTGTCCTGGCACCTGAGCACCGCGGCCGGCGCGACGGTATCCGCCCTCGCGGTGGCCCTGTTCTTCCTCTCCCATCTGGCTTCCGGTCTCCGCGGCCACCGTCGTGCGCGCCTCGCCGGCGCTCCCGCCGCGGCGACCGACTGA
- a CDS encoding iron ABC transporter permease, with translation MNRRFGALVALVVVCACAELLAGRGLSPSVVADVLGGGGDATERHIVFQLRLPRLLVALGAGACLGVAGLVLQSALRNPLAGPEVTGVTPGAVLGAVTATGLGLAGWESPLAVVVAACVGGCAGAALLWLLAGRGRGDPEQTALHGVLVSAVLGGLTAMVLLVAPGELGSVVQWLVGTTEGRVWQHWHLLWPWALAWGAAAWLLAGPLTLLRCGDELAAAAGLATGRARSLALLCAVALTAGAVAAVGALGFVGLLVPHVAVAVFGADLRVSLPGSALVGAAVVCGSDAAAQLLSRLLAAALDFGRLTLPVGALTTCLGAALLMVVVRRAPSRTF, from the coding sequence ATGAACCGGCGCTTCGGGGCGCTCGTCGCGCTCGTCGTCGTGTGCGCCTGCGCCGAACTGCTGGCGGGGCGGGGCCTGTCCCCGTCCGTGGTCGCGGACGTGCTCGGCGGAGGCGGCGACGCGACGGAACGGCACATCGTGTTCCAGCTCCGGCTGCCCCGGCTGCTGGTGGCCCTCGGCGCGGGAGCGTGCCTGGGAGTCGCGGGCCTGGTCCTGCAGTCAGCTCTGCGCAACCCCCTGGCCGGACCCGAGGTCACGGGTGTGACGCCGGGCGCGGTGCTCGGCGCCGTCACCGCGACCGGCCTCGGCCTCGCCGGCTGGGAATCTCCCCTCGCGGTGGTCGTCGCGGCGTGCGTGGGGGGCTGCGCCGGGGCCGCCCTGCTGTGGCTGCTCGCCGGACGCGGCCGGGGCGACCCGGAACAGACCGCCCTGCACGGGGTCCTCGTATCGGCGGTGCTCGGCGGGCTGACCGCCATGGTGCTGCTGGTCGCGCCGGGCGAGCTGGGCAGCGTCGTGCAGTGGCTCGTCGGCACGACGGAGGGCAGGGTGTGGCAGCACTGGCACCTGCTGTGGCCCTGGGCGCTGGCCTGGGGTGCCGCGGCATGGCTGCTCGCCGGGCCCCTGACGCTGTTGCGCTGCGGGGACGAACTCGCCGCCGCCGCGGGGCTGGCCACCGGACGGGCCCGGTCCCTCGCCCTGCTGTGCGCGGTGGCGCTGACGGCGGGAGCGGTGGCCGCCGTGGGGGCGCTGGGGTTCGTCGGACTGCTCGTGCCGCATGTCGCCGTGGCCGTGTTCGGCGCGGACCTGCGGGTGTCGCTGCCCGGTTCCGCCCTGGTCGGGGCGGCCGTGGTGTGCGGGTCGGACGCGGCGGCGCAGTTGCTGTCACGGCTGCTGGCGGCCGCCCTGGACTTCGGGCGGCTCACCCTGCCGGTCGGGGCGCTCACGACCTGCCTCGGAGCCGCGCTGCTGATGGTCGTCGTGCGCCGCGCGCCGAGCCGTACGTTCTGA
- a CDS encoding YigZ family protein — protein sequence MQDEYRTVARAGVHETEVNRSRFLCALAPAATEQEAQAFIATVRKEHADATHNCWAYVIGADASVQKASDDGEPGGTAGVPMLQMLLRRDMRYVVAVVTRYYGGVKLGAGGLIRAYGGAVGEALDALGTRTRRRFRLATITVDHQRAGKLENDLRTTGREVRDVRYAEAVTIEIALPDADVDAVRVWLADATAGTARFDLGGEAYGDA from the coding sequence ATGCAGGACGAATACCGCACGGTCGCCCGCGCGGGCGTGCACGAGACCGAGGTCAACCGCTCCCGCTTCCTGTGCGCCCTCGCACCGGCGGCCACCGAGCAGGAGGCCCAGGCGTTCATCGCCACGGTCCGCAAGGAGCACGCCGACGCCACCCACAACTGCTGGGCCTACGTCATCGGCGCCGACGCCTCCGTGCAGAAGGCGAGCGACGACGGCGAACCCGGCGGCACCGCCGGCGTCCCCATGCTCCAGATGCTGCTGCGCCGCGACATGCGGTACGTCGTCGCCGTCGTCACCCGCTACTACGGCGGGGTCAAGCTCGGCGCGGGCGGGCTGATCCGGGCGTACGGCGGTGCGGTCGGCGAGGCTCTGGACGCCCTCGGCACCCGCACCCGCCGCAGGTTCCGCCTCGCCACGATCACCGTCGACCACCAGCGGGCCGGCAAGCTGGAGAACGACCTGCGCACCACCGGACGCGAGGTACGGGACGTGCGCTACGCGGAGGCGGTCACCATCGAGATCGCGCTGCCGGACGCGGACGTGGACGCCGTCCGCGTCTGGCTCGCGGACGCGACCGCCGGCACCGCCCGCTTCGACCTGGGCGGGGAGGCGTACGGCGACGCCTGA
- a CDS encoding iron ABC transporter permease, translated as MAVASGCALSLGTPYVPLYRLPGALRDADSTLAGIVVTELRLPRLVLALAAGACLGAAGLVLQEALRNPLAIPEMLGVSSGAAFGVAAPLVLAVSIPAAVQPLLAIGGAVLGGGLTLLAAGLGRSPSAVLLTGAAVAAALQAALLVLMVMADQLDLQLIYRYLLGSLSARTWDDVTGLWPWLLVAVPALVLCAPVLSVLRLGDEDAEALGVRARRARLAALAIAIVLIAPVTAVCGPVAWVGFLAPHLARRLNPGATAVGWLPWSAAWGAVVVAVADLPARLALAPVETPVGAWTALLGVPAGVTLLRSGRRRPTAPRGEAGSAAVSLEPPGRPRGTEPSPETPGHGHRQEPGGEPGWAAEAGEAR; from the coding sequence GTGGCCGTCGCATCCGGCTGCGCGCTGAGCCTGGGCACGCCCTATGTGCCGCTGTACCGGCTGCCCGGCGCGCTGCGGGATGCCGACTCCACCCTCGCCGGGATCGTGGTCACCGAACTGCGCCTGCCCCGGCTGGTGCTGGCGCTGGCCGCCGGAGCCTGCCTGGGTGCCGCGGGGCTCGTGCTGCAGGAGGCGCTGCGCAATCCCCTGGCCATCCCCGAGATGCTGGGGGTGTCGTCGGGAGCCGCGTTCGGGGTCGCCGCACCGCTGGTACTGGCGGTGTCCATCCCCGCCGCCGTCCAGCCGCTGCTGGCGATCGGCGGGGCCGTGCTCGGCGGCGGACTCACGCTGCTCGCGGCCGGGCTCGGGCGCAGCCCGTCCGCGGTGTTGCTCACCGGTGCCGCGGTCGCCGCCGCCTTGCAGGCCGCGCTGCTCGTGCTCATGGTGATGGCCGACCAGCTCGACCTTCAGCTGATCTACCGTTACCTGCTCGGCTCCCTCTCCGCCCGCACCTGGGACGACGTCACCGGGCTGTGGCCCTGGCTGCTCGTCGCGGTACCCGCGCTCGTGCTGTGCGCGCCGGTGCTCTCGGTGCTGCGGCTGGGGGACGAGGACGCCGAGGCGCTGGGCGTCCGGGCGCGGCGGGCACGGTTGGCGGCGCTGGCCATCGCCATCGTGCTGATCGCGCCCGTGACGGCCGTGTGCGGGCCCGTGGCCTGGGTCGGATTCCTCGCCCCGCACCTGGCCCGGCGGCTCAACCCGGGTGCGACCGCGGTGGGTTGGCTGCCGTGGTCGGCGGCGTGGGGTGCGGTCGTGGTGGCCGTCGCCGACCTCCCGGCCCGGCTGGCCCTGGCGCCCGTCGAGACACCGGTCGGCGCCTGGACGGCCCTGCTCGGTGTGCCGGCCGGTGTCACCCTGCTCCGGTCGGGCCGCCGGAGACCGACTGCTCCGCGAGGGGAGGCCGGCTCCGCTGCCGTGTCCCTCGAACCGCCGGGCCGCCCGCGCGGGACGGAACCCTCCCCGGAGACCCCCGGGCACGGCCACCGGCAGGAGCCGGGCGGCGAACCCGGCTGGGCGGCCGAAGCGGGGGAGGCCCGATGA
- a CDS encoding ABC transporter substrate-binding protein has product MLRAPSRFVRSCVTAAVVGSVLAGCGASAEPASERRAAGAGPRTDITVEPIEATRELTDTNGVRISLRKEPERIVCLFALCDDILTELGIVPTATNNALLAHPGFLGEEKAKEVDVVPGGFIAPEVEAILSHKPDLVIGLEDTHGKLAPALKGATTFWPMQPETWQDSVGYLRDAAALTGRTAEGEKAEKTFRTKLAEAERARSDKTAIVIYGSDENFGVATPETDVAASLFPKLADYPWKSRGVEGSYSLEEILAADVDVIFSETISFGEADGKLSEKLARNPLWGKIPAVRNGDVHEVNSEVWAKGRGTRSLGIVLDEATAALR; this is encoded by the coding sequence ATGCTGCGCGCACCGTCGAGATTCGTCCGAAGCTGCGTCACCGCAGCGGTAGTGGGGTCGGTCCTGGCCGGATGCGGCGCGTCCGCCGAACCCGCGAGCGAGCGGCGCGCTGCCGGGGCCGGGCCCAGGACCGACATCACCGTCGAACCCATCGAGGCCACGCGGGAGCTGACGGACACGAACGGCGTCAGGATCTCGCTGCGGAAGGAACCGGAGCGCATCGTCTGCCTCTTCGCGCTCTGCGACGACATCCTGACCGAACTGGGCATCGTCCCCACCGCCACGAACAACGCTCTCCTGGCCCACCCCGGCTTCCTGGGCGAGGAGAAGGCGAAGGAAGTCGACGTCGTCCCCGGCGGTTTCATCGCCCCCGAGGTGGAGGCGATCCTCTCCCACAAGCCCGATCTCGTGATCGGCCTCGAGGACACCCACGGAAAGCTCGCCCCGGCGCTGAAGGGCGCGACCACCTTCTGGCCCATGCAACCGGAGACCTGGCAGGACAGCGTGGGGTACCTGCGCGACGCCGCGGCGCTCACCGGCCGTACCGCCGAAGGAGAGAAGGCCGAGAAGACCTTCCGCACCAAGCTCGCCGAGGCCGAGCGGGCCAGGAGCGACAAGACCGCGATCGTCATCTACGGCAGCGACGAGAACTTCGGCGTCGCCACCCCGGAGACGGACGTGGCCGCCAGCCTGTTCCCCAAGCTGGCCGACTACCCCTGGAAGTCGCGGGGCGTGGAGGGGAGTTACAGCCTCGAGGAGATCCTCGCGGCCGACGTCGACGTGATCTTCTCCGAGACGATCAGCTTCGGCGAGGCGGACGGCAAGCTGTCGGAGAAGCTGGCCCGGAACCCGCTGTGGGGGAAGATCCCGGCCGTGCGGAACGGGGACGTCCACGAGGTGAACTCCGAAGTGTGGGCCAAGGGCCGCGGCACCCGCTCGCTGGGGATCGTCCTCGACGAGGCCACGGCCGCGCTGCGGTGA
- a CDS encoding ABC transporter ATP-binding protein: MSEAPREAPAETGLRADRVGRRADGRLILDGVVLAPETGSTVGLLGPNGSGKSTLLRLLAGLIAPTAGVVTLDGTPLGDLPRRTVARRLAVVEQQSDTQVELTVEDVVRLGRVPHRRAWAPVSAGDEKAVRAALERTGLADRAGQPWQTLSGGERQRVQIARALAQEPRELLLDEPTNHLDIHHQLDLLALVTSLPVTTVVALHDLNLAAMYCDRVVVLSAGRVVASGAPGDVLTEELIAEVYGVRAAVSREGREGRPHVRFLGTRR; encoded by the coding sequence ATGAGCGAAGCGCCCCGGGAGGCTCCCGCGGAAACCGGGCTCCGCGCCGACCGGGTGGGCCGCCGGGCCGACGGGCGCCTCATCCTCGACGGAGTCGTCCTCGCACCCGAGACCGGCTCCACCGTCGGCCTCCTCGGACCCAACGGCTCCGGCAAGTCGACCCTGCTGCGGCTGCTGGCCGGGCTGATCGCACCGACGGCCGGAGTCGTCACCCTCGACGGCACGCCGCTGGGCGACCTGCCCCGCCGTACGGTCGCGCGCCGCCTCGCCGTCGTCGAGCAGCAGTCGGACACGCAGGTCGAGTTGACCGTCGAGGACGTCGTACGGCTCGGCCGGGTGCCGCACCGCCGTGCCTGGGCACCCGTCTCGGCCGGCGACGAGAAGGCAGTGCGGGCCGCCCTGGAGCGCACCGGCCTCGCCGACCGGGCCGGCCAGCCCTGGCAGACCCTCTCGGGCGGCGAGCGCCAGCGGGTGCAGATCGCCCGCGCGCTCGCCCAGGAACCCCGCGAACTCCTCCTGGACGAGCCGACCAACCACCTCGACATCCACCACCAGCTCGACCTGCTCGCCCTGGTCACGAGCCTGCCCGTCACCACCGTCGTCGCCCTGCACGACCTCAACCTCGCGGCGATGTACTGCGACCGGGTCGTCGTCCTGAGCGCGGGACGGGTCGTGGCGAGCGGTGCCCCGGGTGACGTCCTCACGGAGGAACTCATCGCCGAGGTGTACGGGGTGCGCGCGGCCGTCAGCCGCGAAGGGCGCGAGGGGCGGCCCCATGTGCGGTTCCTGGGGACCCGGCGGTGA
- a CDS encoding histidine phosphatase family protein gives MIERAGSGPLRRLVVLRHAKSAWPVDVTDHERPLAPRGRRDAPAAGRALAETDCLPDLALCSTAVRARRTWELAAAEWGTPPPVRFDRRLYAAGAPGLLAVVHEAPAEVETLLLIGHNPGLEELVLALAGDGLDDTLERVATKFPTSAIAVLSWRGTTWRALAPGSALLTSVTVPRGAKK, from the coding sequence ATGATCGAGCGTGCCGGATCCGGCCCCCTGCGCCGACTGGTCGTGCTGCGGCACGCCAAGTCCGCCTGGCCCGTGGACGTCACCGACCACGAACGCCCGCTCGCTCCGCGCGGCCGCCGGGACGCGCCCGCCGCGGGCCGGGCCCTGGCCGAGACCGACTGCCTGCCGGACCTCGCCCTGTGCTCCACCGCCGTACGCGCCCGCCGGACGTGGGAGCTGGCCGCCGCCGAGTGGGGCACGCCCCCGCCGGTCCGGTTCGACCGGCGCCTGTACGCCGCCGGCGCCCCGGGCCTCCTGGCCGTCGTGCACGAGGCGCCCGCAGAAGTGGAGACGCTGCTGCTGATCGGGCACAACCCCGGCCTGGAGGAACTGGTCCTCGCGCTCGCCGGTGACGGCCTCGACGACACCCTGGAACGGGTCGCCACCAAGTTCCCCACCTCGGCGATCGCCGTCCTGTCCTGGCGCGGCACCACCTGGCGGGCCCTGGCTCCCGGCAGTGCGCTGCTCACGTCCGTGACCGTGCCCCGGGGCGCGAAGAAGTAG
- the aztD gene encoding zinc metallochaperone AztD — protein MNKSIRTRAFTGTALALAASAVLTACGGEDTSSSDAQAKNTPGTKAVAVKDPLVATFDGGLYVLDGESLKTAATIELPGFNRLNPAGDDSHVIVSTDAGFRVLNAAEQTFTGVEYKGAKPGHVVQHAGKTVLFTDGTGEVNVFDPDDLAGGKKPEGRTYTSAEPHHGVAIELSNGELLSTLGTEEKRTGALVLDKDNKEIKRNENCPGVHGEAAAKGEAVAVGCEDGVLIYKDGEFTKVDAPDDYGRIGNQRGSDASPILLGDYKTDPEAELERPTRISLIDTETGKLRLVDLGTSYSFRSLGRGPHGEALVLGTNGTLHVIDPETGKVEKKIPVVDKWQEPLDWQQARPTLFVRDHTAYVSEPGKRQLHAVDIESGEKIRSVTLPKSTNELSGVVAGH, from the coding sequence GTGAACAAGTCGATACGCACCAGAGCCTTCACGGGCACGGCCCTCGCCCTGGCGGCCTCCGCGGTCCTGACCGCCTGCGGAGGGGAGGACACCTCCTCGTCCGACGCGCAGGCCAAGAACACGCCGGGCACCAAGGCCGTGGCGGTCAAGGACCCGCTGGTCGCCACGTTCGACGGCGGCCTGTACGTCCTCGACGGCGAGAGCCTGAAGACGGCCGCCACGATCGAGCTGCCCGGCTTCAACCGGCTCAACCCCGCCGGCGACGACTCCCACGTCATCGTCTCCACCGACGCCGGCTTCCGCGTCCTGAACGCCGCCGAGCAGACCTTCACCGGCGTCGAGTACAAGGGCGCCAAGCCCGGGCACGTCGTCCAGCACGCCGGCAAGACGGTGCTCTTCACGGACGGAACCGGCGAAGTCAACGTGTTCGACCCCGACGACCTCGCGGGCGGCAAGAAGCCGGAGGGGCGCACCTACACCTCCGCCGAACCGCACCACGGCGTCGCCATCGAACTGAGCAACGGTGAACTCCTCAGCACCCTGGGCACCGAGGAGAAGCGCACCGGCGCCCTCGTCCTGGACAAGGACAACAAGGAGATCAAGCGCAACGAGAACTGCCCCGGCGTGCACGGGGAGGCCGCGGCCAAGGGCGAGGCCGTCGCCGTCGGCTGCGAGGACGGCGTCCTCATCTACAAGGACGGCGAGTTCACCAAGGTGGACGCCCCCGACGACTACGGCCGCATCGGCAACCAGCGGGGCAGCGACGCCTCGCCGATCCTCCTGGGCGACTACAAGACCGACCCGGAGGCCGAGCTGGAGCGGCCGACCCGCATCTCGCTCATCGACACCGAGACCGGGAAGCTGCGCCTGGTCGACCTGGGCACCAGCTACTCCTTCCGCTCGCTCGGGCGCGGACCCCACGGTGAGGCACTCGTCCTCGGCACGAACGGCACCCTCCACGTCATCGACCCGGAAACGGGCAAGGTGGAGAAGAAGATCCCCGTCGTGGACAAGTGGCAGGAGCCGCTGGACTGGCAGCAGGCCCGGCCCACCCTCTTCGTCCGCGACCACACCGCGTACGTCTCCGAGCCGGGCAAGCGCCAGCTGCACGCCGTCGACATCGAGTCGGGCGAGAAGATCAGGTCGGTGACGCTGCCGAAGAGCACGAACGAACTGTCCGGCGTGGTCGCGGGGCACTGA